In Streptomyces dangxiongensis, one DNA window encodes the following:
- the dxs gene encoding 1-deoxy-D-xylulose-5-phosphate synthase: MPLLTRITGPRDLDRLSLEELEQLAGEIRTFLVDAVSKTGGHLGPNLGVVELTIALHRVFDSPKDKVLWDTGHQSYVHKLLTGRQDFSRLKMKGGLSGYPSQAESEHDVIENSHASTVLGWADGIAKANQLRERDSRVVAVIGDGALTGGMAWEALNNIAEAKDRPLVIVVNDNERSYAPTIGGLANHLATLRTTDGYERFLARTKDILDRTPVVGRPLYETLHGAKKGLKDFIAPQGMFEDLGLKYVGPIDGHDIEALESALARAKRFGGPVIVHCLTEKGRGYQPALQDEADRFHAVGKIHPDTGLPIASSGADWTSVFGEEMVRLGEEREDIVAITAAMLQPVGLDKFAKRFPERVYDVGIAEQHGAVSAAGLAHGGLHPVFAVYATFLNRAFDQVLMDVALHRCGVTFVLDRAGVTGTDGASHNGMWDMSLLQVVPGLRLAAPRDADQVRAQLREAVAVEDAPTVVRFSKGAVGPAVPAVGRVGGMDVLREPGTERPDVLLVSVGALAPMCLEIAALLDRQGISTTVVDPRWVKPVDEAMAPLAERHRVVVTVEDNSRVGGVGSAIAQALRDAGVDVPLRDFGIPPRFLDHASRAEVLAEIGLTAPDIARQVTGLVSKLDGRFDRAADAVDSVEPARD, translated from the coding sequence GTGCCGCTGCTGACCCGCATCACGGGACCGCGCGATCTGGACCGGCTCAGCCTGGAGGAGCTGGAACAGCTTGCAGGGGAGATCCGGACCTTCCTCGTCGACGCGGTTTCCAAGACCGGCGGCCACCTCGGCCCGAACCTCGGTGTGGTGGAGCTGACCATCGCCCTGCACCGGGTCTTCGACTCGCCGAAGGACAAGGTGCTGTGGGACACCGGCCACCAGTCCTACGTGCACAAGCTGCTCACCGGCCGGCAGGACTTCTCCCGGCTGAAGATGAAGGGCGGCCTGTCGGGCTACCCCTCGCAGGCCGAGTCCGAGCACGACGTCATCGAGAACAGCCACGCCTCCACGGTCCTCGGCTGGGCCGACGGCATCGCCAAGGCCAACCAGTTGCGCGAGCGGGACAGCCGGGTCGTCGCCGTCATCGGTGACGGCGCGCTGACCGGCGGCATGGCCTGGGAGGCGCTGAACAACATCGCCGAGGCCAAGGACCGCCCGCTCGTCATCGTCGTCAACGACAACGAGCGCTCCTACGCCCCGACCATCGGCGGGCTCGCCAACCACCTGGCGACGCTGCGCACGACCGACGGCTACGAGCGCTTCCTGGCCCGGACGAAGGACATCCTCGACCGGACCCCGGTCGTCGGACGGCCGCTGTACGAGACGCTGCACGGCGCCAAGAAGGGGCTGAAGGACTTCATCGCCCCGCAGGGCATGTTCGAGGACCTGGGCCTGAAGTACGTCGGCCCGATCGACGGGCACGACATCGAGGCGCTGGAGTCGGCGCTGGCCCGGGCCAAGCGGTTCGGCGGCCCGGTGATCGTGCACTGCCTGACCGAGAAGGGCCGCGGCTACCAGCCGGCCCTCCAGGACGAGGCCGACCGCTTCCACGCCGTCGGCAAGATCCACCCCGACACCGGGCTGCCGATCGCCTCCTCCGGTGCCGACTGGACCTCCGTGTTCGGCGAGGAGATGGTGCGGCTCGGCGAGGAGCGCGAGGACATCGTCGCGATCACCGCGGCCATGCTCCAGCCTGTCGGCCTGGACAAGTTCGCCAAGCGCTTCCCCGAGCGGGTGTACGACGTCGGGATCGCCGAGCAGCACGGCGCCGTCTCCGCGGCGGGCCTCGCGCACGGCGGGCTGCACCCCGTCTTCGCCGTGTACGCCACCTTCCTCAACCGCGCCTTCGACCAGGTCCTCATGGACGTCGCCCTGCACCGGTGCGGGGTGACCTTCGTGCTCGACCGGGCCGGTGTCACGGGCACCGACGGCGCCTCGCACAACGGCATGTGGGACATGTCCCTCCTCCAGGTCGTGCCGGGGCTGCGGCTCGCCGCGCCGCGCGACGCCGACCAGGTCCGCGCCCAGCTCCGCGAGGCCGTCGCCGTCGAGGACGCGCCGACCGTGGTGCGCTTCTCCAAGGGCGCCGTCGGCCCCGCCGTACCGGCCGTGGGCCGGGTCGGCGGCATGGACGTGCTGCGTGAGCCCGGCACCGAACGCCCGGACGTGCTACTGGTCTCCGTGGGCGCCCTGGCCCCGATGTGCCTGGAGATCGCGGCCCTGCTGGACCGGCAGGGGATCTCCACCACCGTGGTCGACCCGCGCTGGGTCAAGCCCGTCGACGAGGCCATGGCCCCGCTGGCCGAGCGGCACCGGGTCGTCGTCACCGTCGAGGACAACAGCCGCGTCGGCGGTGTCGGCTCCGCGATCGCCCAGGCCCTGCGCGACGCGGGCGTGGACGTGCCGCTGCGCGACTTCGGCATCCCGCCGCGCTTCCTCGACCACGCCTCCCGCGCCGAGGTGCTCGCCGAGATCGGGCTGACCGCGCCGGACATCGCCCGCCAGGTCACGGGGTTGGTCTCCAAGCTGGACGGCCGGTTCGACCGCGCGGCCGACGCGGTGGACTCCGTGGAGCCCGCGCGCGACTAG
- a CDS encoding glycosyltransferase family 39 protein, which translates to MLAAPLAPARTEVTRTAYWPRLLPLLTALACATRIPSFVRPVWNPDEGYLAVQARLLLQGGRLYDTVVDRKPPLLPWLYQAAFALCGSGSLTPLRVLAVLAQLLTAVALASLARRRWGDRAGRTAGVLYLLVSVGLNPEDAQAATFEVFMLPGTAAAVWCADRGRWGAAGTAVAAAFLTKQTGGAVLLPVAWLLYRRGAPRADVARLAAGCVLPVAVAALLTGPAGFLFWTVTGSAAYASPTGSGLHVLARVSANTALLAGASAGLLPPVVRALRTARSPAPELWLWLASSAAAVTLGFHFFGHYYLQLTPPLALLATAALQVPPRDRHRAAVRVSACCCALFVAWGLLAPRPELRHAERLAALLAHRTGPADRVLVWGIHPETYWLAGRTPATRYLTAGLLTNYSGGRDGLRVGERYAVAGTWPVFRRELAAHAPALVLDDSRGGPYAPDRVPTLRRLLAAGYTPAGRVDGAVLYTRMPAAQRARLSPAPYAGPPPARPARSPGAAAPGRR; encoded by the coding sequence ATGCTCGCCGCCCCGCTCGCCCCCGCACGGACCGAGGTCACCCGGACGGCGTACTGGCCGCGGCTGCTGCCCCTCCTGACGGCCCTGGCCTGCGCCACCCGGATCCCGTCCTTCGTCCGGCCGGTGTGGAACCCCGACGAGGGCTATCTCGCCGTACAGGCCCGGCTGCTGCTCCAGGGAGGCCGGCTGTACGACACGGTGGTGGACCGCAAACCGCCGCTGCTGCCCTGGCTGTACCAGGCCGCGTTCGCGCTCTGCGGATCCGGCTCGCTGACCCCGCTGCGGGTGCTCGCCGTCCTCGCCCAGCTACTGACCGCCGTGGCTCTGGCCTCCCTCGCCCGGCGCCGCTGGGGCGACCGCGCGGGCCGCACCGCCGGGGTGCTGTACCTGCTGGTCTCCGTCGGCCTCAACCCCGAGGACGCGCAGGCCGCCACCTTCGAGGTGTTCATGCTGCCCGGCACCGCCGCGGCCGTGTGGTGCGCCGACCGGGGCCGCTGGGGCGCGGCCGGGACCGCCGTCGCCGCCGCGTTCCTGACCAAGCAGACCGGGGGAGCGGTGCTGCTGCCGGTGGCCTGGCTGCTGTACCGCCGGGGCGCCCCGCGCGCGGACGTGGCACGGCTCGCGGCCGGCTGCGTCCTGCCGGTGGCCGTCGCGGCCCTGCTCACCGGTCCGGCCGGCTTCCTGTTCTGGACGGTGACCGGCTCCGCCGCGTACGCCTCCCCGACCGGCTCCGGACTTCACGTCCTGGCCCGCGTGTCGGCCAACACCGCGCTCCTGGCCGGGGCGTCGGCGGGCCTGCTCCCACCCGTCGTACGGGCCCTGCGCACCGCCCGCTCCCCGGCGCCCGAGCTGTGGCTGTGGCTGGCCTCCTCGGCCGCCGCCGTCACCCTCGGCTTCCACTTCTTCGGCCACTACTACCTCCAGCTCACCCCGCCGCTCGCCCTCCTGGCGACCGCAGCGCTCCAGGTCCCGCCCCGGGACCGGCACCGGGCCGCCGTCCGCGTCTCCGCCTGCTGCTGCGCCCTCTTCGTCGCCTGGGGCCTGCTCGCCCCGCGCCCCGAACTCCGGCACGCCGAACGGCTCGCGGCGCTCCTCGCCCACCGCACCGGACCCGCCGACCGCGTCCTCGTCTGGGGCATACACCCTGAGACGTACTGGCTGGCCGGCCGCACCCCCGCCACCCGCTACCTCACCGCGGGCCTGCTCACCAACTACAGCGGTGGCCGCGACGGCCTCCGGGTCGGCGAGAGGTACGCCGTCGCCGGCACCTGGCCGGTCTTCCGCCGGGAACTGGCCGCGCACGCCCCGGCCCTGGTCCTGGACGACTCGCGGGGCGGGCCCTACGCCCCCGACCGCGTCCCCACCCTGCGCCGGCTGCTGGCCGCGGGGTACACCCCGGCGGGCCGGGTGGACGGGGCGGTGCTGTACACCCGGATGCCGGCGGCACAGCGGGCGCGGCTCAGCCCGGCACCGTACGCGGGCCCGCCACCTGCGCGCCCAGCCCGGTCACCCGGCGCCGCAGCTCCCGGTCGGCGGTGA
- a CDS encoding ribonuclease D has product MTDAQDTAADGSLRITGGTPPDDAGSSVTGAPSPLLEPREGIPPVITDEAALAEVTAAFAAGSGPVAVDAERASGYRYGQRAYLVQLRREGAGSALIDPVACPDLSGLGEALSGVEWVLHAATQDLPCLREIGMVPTRLFDTELAGRLAGFPRVGLGAMVEGVLGYVLEKGHSAVDWSTRPLPEPWLRYAALDVELLVDLRDALEKELDRQGKLDWAHQEFDAIAAAPPAEPRKDPWRRTSGMHKVRRRRQLAVVRELWETRDRIAQRRDVSPGKVLSDAAVVEAALALPANVHALAALNGFGHRTGRRQLEQWQAAVDRAKALPESALPQPGQQVTGPPPPRAWADKDPVAAARLSAARAAVSALAERLTMPQENVISPDTVRRICWEPPQTVDAGSVATALAGYGARPWQVELVTPVLVDALTAQGA; this is encoded by the coding sequence GTGACCGACGCCCAAGACACCGCAGCAGACGGCTCCCTGCGCATCACCGGAGGGACGCCTCCGGACGATGCCGGATCTTCTGTCACGGGGGCGCCGTCCCCACTGCTCGAACCCCGCGAGGGCATTCCGCCCGTGATCACCGACGAGGCAGCCCTCGCCGAGGTGACCGCCGCCTTCGCCGCCGGCTCCGGGCCGGTCGCCGTGGACGCCGAGCGCGCCTCCGGTTACCGCTACGGACAGCGCGCCTACCTGGTGCAACTGCGCCGCGAGGGCGCCGGCAGCGCGCTGATCGACCCCGTCGCCTGCCCGGACCTGTCCGGCCTCGGCGAGGCCCTTTCCGGCGTCGAGTGGGTGCTGCACGCGGCCACCCAGGACCTGCCCTGCCTGCGCGAGATAGGCATGGTGCCGACCCGCCTGTTCGACACCGAGCTGGCCGGCCGGCTCGCCGGGTTCCCCCGGGTCGGCCTCGGCGCCATGGTGGAGGGCGTCCTCGGGTACGTGCTGGAGAAGGGCCACTCCGCCGTCGACTGGTCGACCCGGCCGCTGCCCGAGCCCTGGCTGCGCTACGCCGCGCTGGACGTGGAGCTGCTCGTCGACCTGCGGGACGCCCTGGAGAAGGAGCTGGACCGGCAGGGCAAGCTGGACTGGGCGCACCAGGAGTTCGACGCGATCGCCGCCGCGCCGCCGGCCGAGCCCCGCAAGGACCCCTGGCGCCGCACCTCCGGCATGCACAAGGTGCGCCGGCGCCGGCAGCTAGCCGTCGTACGGGAGCTGTGGGAGACCCGGGACCGGATCGCGCAGCGGCGCGACGTGTCCCCCGGCAAGGTGCTGAGCGACGCGGCCGTCGTGGAGGCCGCGCTCGCCCTGCCGGCCAACGTCCACGCGCTCGCCGCGCTGAACGGGTTCGGGCACCGGACGGGCCGCCGGCAGCTCGAGCAGTGGCAGGCGGCCGTGGACCGGGCCAAGGCGCTGCCGGAGAGCGCGCTGCCGCAGCCGGGCCAGCAGGTGACCGGTCCGCCGCCGCCCCGGGCGTGGGCCGACAAGGACCCGGTCGCCGCGGCCCGGCTGTCCGCGGCGCGGGCGGCGGTGTCCGCGCTGGCCGAGCGGCTCACCATGCCGCAGGAGAACGTGATCTCCCCGGACACCGTGCGGCGGATCTGCTGGGAGCCGCCGCAGACCGTCGACGCCGGTTCCGTGGCGACCGCGCTGGCCGGGTACGGCGCACGGCCGTGGCAGGTCGAGCTGGTGACACCGGTACTGGTGGACGCGCTCACCGCCCAGGGCGCCTAG
- a CDS encoding thiolase family protein — protein sequence MPRTVRDVVFVDGVRTPFGKAGPKGIYHETRADDLVVKAIRELLRRNPGLDPQKIDEVAIAATTQIGDQGLTLGRTAGILAGLPQSVPGYSIDRMCAGALTAVTTTAGSIAFGAYDAVIAGGVEHMGRHPMGEGVDPNPRFVSEKLVDESALFMGMTAENLHDRYPHITKLRTDEYAVRSQEKAAKAYANGKIQQDLVPISVRRTNPEGGETGWGLVTADEPMRPGTTLENLAGLKTPFRVHGRVTAGNAAGLNDGATASIIASEDFARENNLPVRMRLVSYAFAGVEPEVMGYGPIPATEKALAKAGLSISDIGLFEINEAFAIQVLAFLDHYGIADDDERVNQYGGAIAYGHPLASSGVRLMTQLARQFEEQPHVRYGLTTMCVGFGMGATVVWENPHFEGDK from the coding sequence GTGCCTCGTACCGTCAGGGACGTCGTCTTCGTCGACGGCGTCCGCACCCCGTTCGGCAAGGCGGGCCCGAAGGGGATCTACCACGAGACCCGTGCCGACGACCTCGTCGTGAAGGCGATCCGGGAGCTGCTGCGCCGCAACCCCGGCCTGGACCCGCAGAAGATCGACGAGGTCGCCATCGCCGCGACCACGCAGATCGGTGACCAGGGCCTGACCCTCGGCCGCACCGCCGGCATCCTCGCGGGCCTGCCGCAGTCCGTCCCCGGTTACTCGATCGACCGCATGTGCGCCGGCGCCCTGACCGCCGTGACGACCACCGCCGGTTCGATCGCCTTCGGCGCCTACGACGCCGTCATCGCCGGTGGCGTCGAGCACATGGGCCGCCACCCGATGGGCGAGGGCGTGGACCCGAACCCGCGGTTCGTCTCCGAGAAGCTGGTCGACGAGTCCGCCCTGTTCATGGGCATGACCGCGGAGAACCTGCACGACCGCTACCCGCACATCACCAAGCTGCGTACCGACGAGTACGCGGTGCGCTCGCAGGAGAAGGCCGCCAAGGCGTACGCCAACGGCAAGATCCAGCAGGACCTGGTGCCGATCTCGGTGCGCCGGACCAACCCCGAGGGCGGCGAGACGGGCTGGGGCCTGGTCACCGCCGACGAGCCGATGCGCCCGGGCACCACGCTGGAGAACCTGGCGGGCCTGAAGACGCCGTTCCGTGTGCACGGCCGGGTCACCGCCGGCAACGCGGCCGGTCTGAACGACGGCGCCACCGCGTCGATCATCGCGAGCGAGGACTTCGCCCGCGAGAACAACCTGCCGGTCCGGATGCGCCTCGTCTCCTACGCCTTCGCGGGCGTGGAGCCGGAGGTCATGGGCTACGGCCCGATCCCGGCCACGGAGAAGGCCCTCGCCAAGGCGGGCCTGTCCATCTCCGACATCGGCCTGTTCGAGATCAACGAGGCCTTCGCCATCCAGGTCCTGGCCTTCCTCGACCACTACGGCATCGCGGACGACGACGAGCGCGTCAACCAGTACGGCGGCGCCATCGCCTACGGCCACCCGCTTGCCTCCTCCGGCGTCCGTCTGATGACGCAGCTGGCCCGCCAGTTCGAGGAGCAGCCGCACGTCCGCTACGGCCTGACCACCATGTGCGTCGGCTTCGGCATGGGCGCGACGGTCGTCTGGGAGAACCCGCACTTCGAGGGGGACAAGTGA
- a CDS encoding 3-hydroxyacyl-CoA dehydrogenase NAD-binding domain-containing protein, whose product MSTTTELLKQASELFPDEVVTSAHVRHFDLPFGAGRFALITLDNGLDHTKPTTFGPASLANLDTAIDQVEKEAADGEIVGAGITGKPFIFAVGADLKGVELLKEHEHALAIGKGGHEVFKRLSKLAVPTFAYYNGAAMGGGVEVGLHCTYRTVSKAIPAFSLPEVFLGLVPGWGGCTLLPNLIGADKAVSVVIENSLNQNKQLKGAQVFELGIADALFEGADFLEQSLLWTAQVLKGDLTVERPAIDRGEAWDQAVARGRFIADSKVHGAAPAAYRALDIIAAAKNGDLQQGYDAEDQALADLIMGGELRSGIYAFNLVQKRGKRPAGAPDKSLARPVTKVGVVGAGLMASQLALLFLRRLEVPVVLTDIDQERVDKGVGYVHAEIDKLLGKGRVNQDKANRLKALVTGVLDKAEGFSDADFVIEAVFEEIGVKQQVFAEVEAVAPAHAILATNTSSLSVTEMASKLKNPERVVGFHFFNPVAILPLLEIVRGEQTDDASLATAFAVAKKLKKTAVLVKDAPAFVVNRILTRFMGEIQNVIDEGTPVEVAEKAVEPLGLPMSPLVLLELVGPAIGLHVSETLNRAFPDRFTVSPNLKAVVEAGKRGFYVYDSGKPELDPEVAALLKQGDTVLTEEQVRARVLDAVAQEIGLMLDEGVVAEAQDIDLCLITGAGWPFHLGGITPYLDREGVSERVNGKKFLAPGVASVPA is encoded by the coding sequence GTGAGCACCACCACCGAGCTTCTGAAGCAGGCTTCGGAGCTGTTTCCCGACGAGGTCGTCACCAGTGCGCACGTACGCCACTTCGACCTGCCGTTCGGCGCCGGCCGCTTCGCGCTGATCACGCTGGACAACGGCCTGGACCACACCAAGCCGACCACCTTCGGGCCCGCCTCGCTCGCGAACCTCGACACCGCGATCGACCAGGTGGAGAAGGAGGCCGCCGACGGCGAGATCGTCGGTGCCGGCATCACCGGCAAGCCGTTCATCTTCGCGGTCGGCGCCGACCTCAAGGGCGTCGAGCTGCTGAAGGAGCACGAGCACGCGCTCGCCATCGGCAAGGGCGGCCACGAGGTCTTCAAGCGCCTGTCGAAGCTGGCCGTCCCGACGTTCGCCTACTACAACGGCGCGGCGATGGGCGGCGGCGTCGAGGTGGGCCTGCACTGCACCTACCGGACCGTCTCCAAGGCGATCCCGGCGTTCTCCCTGCCCGAGGTCTTCCTCGGCCTGGTCCCCGGCTGGGGCGGCTGCACGCTGCTGCCCAACCTGATCGGCGCCGACAAGGCCGTCTCGGTCGTCATCGAGAACTCGCTGAACCAGAACAAGCAGCTCAAGGGCGCGCAGGTCTTCGAACTGGGCATCGCCGACGCCCTGTTCGAGGGCGCCGACTTCCTGGAGCAGTCGCTGCTGTGGACCGCCCAGGTCCTCAAGGGCGACCTCACGGTCGAGCGTCCGGCGATCGACCGCGGCGAGGCCTGGGACCAGGCGGTCGCGCGCGGCCGGTTCATCGCCGACTCCAAGGTGCACGGCGCGGCCCCGGCCGCCTACCGCGCGCTGGACATCATCGCCGCCGCGAAGAACGGCGACCTCCAGCAGGGCTACGACGCCGAGGACCAGGCCCTCGCCGACCTGATCATGGGCGGCGAACTGCGCTCCGGCATCTACGCGTTCAACCTCGTGCAGAAGCGCGGCAAGCGTCCCGCCGGCGCCCCGGACAAGAGCCTGGCCCGCCCGGTCACCAAGGTCGGTGTCGTCGGCGCCGGTCTGATGGCCTCCCAGCTCGCCCTGCTGTTCCTGCGCCGCCTGGAGGTGCCGGTCGTCCTGACCGACATCGACCAGGAGCGCGTCGACAAGGGTGTGGGCTACGTCCACGCCGAGATCGACAAGCTGCTCGGCAAGGGCCGCGTCAACCAGGACAAGGCCAACCGCCTCAAGGCCCTGGTCACCGGTGTGCTGGACAAGGCCGAGGGCTTCTCGGACGCGGACTTCGTCATCGAGGCCGTGTTCGAGGAGATCGGGGTCAAGCAGCAGGTGTTCGCGGAGGTCGAGGCGGTCGCCCCGGCGCACGCGATCCTGGCGACGAACACCTCGTCCCTCTCGGTCACCGAGATGGCCTCGAAGCTGAAGAACCCCGAGCGGGTCGTGGGCTTCCACTTCTTCAACCCGGTCGCGATCCTCCCGCTGCTGGAGATCGTGCGCGGCGAGCAGACCGACGACGCCTCGCTGGCCACCGCCTTCGCGGTCGCCAAGAAGCTGAAGAAGACCGCGGTGCTGGTCAAGGACGCCCCGGCGTTCGTCGTGAACCGCATCCTGACCCGCTTCATGGGCGAGATCCAGAACGTCATCGACGAGGGCACCCCGGTCGAGGTCGCCGAGAAGGCCGTCGAGCCGCTCGGTCTGCCGATGTCCCCGCTGGTGCTGCTGGAGCTGGTCGGCCCCGCCATCGGCCTGCACGTCTCGGAGACCCTCAACCGGGCCTTCCCCGACCGCTTCACCGTCTCCCCGAACCTGAAGGCGGTCGTCGAGGCCGGCAAGCGCGGCTTCTACGTCTACGACAGCGGCAAGCCGGAGCTGGACCCCGAGGTCGCCGCGCTGCTGAAGCAGGGTGACACCGTCCTCACCGAGGAGCAGGTGCGGGCCCGGGTGCTGGACGCGGTGGCGCAGGAGATCGGGCTCATGCTCGACGAGGGTGTCGTCGCCGAGGCCCAGGACATCGACCTGTGCCTGATCACCGGCGCCGGCTGGCCCTTCCACCTGGGCGGCATCACGCCGTACCTGGACCGTGAGGGCGTCTCGGAGCGCGTGAACGGCAAGAAGTTCCTGGCGCCGGGCGTGGCGAGCGTGCCCGCGTAA
- a CDS encoding PIN domain-containing protein gives MTEPLDAPPPPAPLLVIVDGANVVGSRPDGWWRDRKGAAERLRDRLAGQGLPGRAEPVEIVLVVEGAARGVASVPGVRVEAAPGSGDDRIVELAAESAGRDRLVITADRELRRRVTGLGAQVAGPRTVPG, from the coding sequence ATGACCGAGCCCCTGGACGCCCCGCCTCCCCCGGCCCCGCTGCTCGTGATCGTGGACGGCGCGAACGTCGTCGGTTCGCGGCCCGACGGCTGGTGGCGGGACCGTAAGGGGGCGGCCGAGCGGCTGCGGGACCGGCTGGCGGGCCAGGGCCTGCCCGGGCGGGCGGAACCGGTGGAGATCGTGCTCGTGGTCGAGGGCGCGGCCCGTGGTGTGGCATCGGTGCCGGGCGTACGGGTGGAGGCGGCGCCGGGCAGCGGTGACGACCGGATCGTGGAGCTGGCCGCCGAGAGCGCCGGCCGGGACCGCCTGGTGATCACCGCCGACCGGGAGCTGCGGCGCCGGGTGACCGGGCTGGGCGCGCAGGTGGCGGGCCCGCGTACGGTGCCGGGCTGA
- a CDS encoding amino acid permease encodes MSSTLFRTKKVEQSILDTEEPEHALKKSLSALDLTVFGVGVIIGTGIFVYTGSVAKTTAGPAISLSFVAAGVACALAALCYAEFASSVPVAGSAYTFSYASIGELPAWIIGWDLVLEFALGTAVVAVGWSGYFRSFLDTNIGWHVPAVLGGRDNAHGFGFDIFAALLVLALTAVLVVGMKLSARVTQVVVAVKVTVVLIVIIAGSFIVKAANYHPYIPPARPAQAGSDLKAPLIQLMFGWAPSSYGVMGVFTGASIVFFAFIGFDVVATAAEETRNPQRDMPRGIIGSLIICTLLYVAVSIVVTGMEKYTRLSVQAPLAEAFKATGHPWFAGVISFGATIGLITVCMILLLGQTRVFFAMSRDGLLPRFFSRTHPRFRTPYRPTILLGVIIAIVAGFTSLTTLGELVNIGTLFAFVVVAISVVILRRTRPDLPRAFRTPWVPVLPFLSVCASLWLMLNLPAETWLRFAAWMVIGFVVYFLYGRSHSRLGLRERAAADRTAPPPSGDPA; translated from the coding sequence GTGAGCAGTACCCTCTTCAGGACGAAGAAGGTCGAGCAGTCCATCCTCGACACCGAGGAGCCGGAGCACGCGCTCAAGAAGTCCCTGTCCGCGCTGGACCTGACCGTGTTCGGTGTGGGTGTGATCATCGGCACCGGCATCTTCGTCTACACCGGGTCGGTCGCCAAGACGACCGCGGGCCCCGCGATCTCCCTGTCGTTCGTCGCCGCGGGCGTCGCCTGCGCCCTCGCCGCCCTCTGCTACGCCGAGTTCGCCTCCAGCGTCCCCGTGGCGGGGTCGGCGTACACCTTCTCGTACGCCTCGATCGGCGAGCTGCCCGCCTGGATCATCGGCTGGGACCTGGTCCTGGAGTTCGCGCTGGGCACGGCGGTGGTAGCCGTCGGCTGGTCGGGCTATTTCCGGTCGTTCCTCGACACCAACATCGGCTGGCACGTCCCCGCCGTGCTCGGCGGCCGGGACAACGCCCACGGCTTCGGGTTCGACATCTTCGCCGCCCTTCTGGTGCTGGCGCTCACGGCCGTGCTCGTCGTCGGCATGAAGCTGTCCGCGCGCGTCACCCAGGTGGTCGTGGCGGTGAAGGTGACCGTCGTGCTCATCGTGATCATCGCGGGCTCGTTCATCGTCAAAGCGGCCAACTACCACCCGTACATCCCCCCGGCGCGGCCCGCACAGGCCGGCAGCGACCTCAAGGCCCCCCTGATCCAGCTCATGTTCGGCTGGGCACCGTCCAGCTACGGCGTGATGGGCGTCTTCACCGGCGCCTCGATCGTGTTCTTCGCCTTCATCGGCTTCGACGTGGTGGCCACGGCCGCCGAGGAGACCCGCAACCCGCAGCGCGACATGCCCCGCGGCATCATCGGCTCCCTCATCATCTGCACACTGCTCTACGTGGCGGTGTCGATCGTCGTCACCGGTATGGAGAAGTACACCAGGCTGTCCGTGCAGGCCCCGCTCGCGGAGGCCTTCAAAGCCACGGGACACCCCTGGTTCGCGGGCGTCATCAGCTTCGGCGCCACCATCGGGCTCATCACCGTCTGCATGATCCTGCTGCTCGGCCAGACCCGGGTGTTCTTCGCGATGAGCCGCGACGGGCTGCTGCCGCGGTTCTTCTCGCGCACCCATCCCCGCTTCCGCACGCCGTACCGGCCGACGATCCTGCTCGGCGTCATCATCGCGATCGTCGCGGGCTTCACCAGCCTGACGACCCTCGGCGAACTGGTGAACATCGGCACGCTGTTCGCGTTCGTCGTCGTCGCGATCAGCGTCGTCATCCTCCGCAGGACCCGCCCCGACCTGCCCCGCGCGTTCCGCACCCCGTGGGTCCCGGTCCTGCCTTTCCTGTCGGTGTGCGCCTCGCTGTGGCTGATGCTGAACCTGCCCGCCGAGACCTGGCTGCGCTTCGCGGCCTGGATGGTCATCGGCTTCGTCGTCTACTTCCTCTACGGCCGCTCGCACAGCCGTCTCGGCCTGCGGGAGAGGGCCGCGGCCGACCGGACCGCCCCTCCGCCGAGCGGGGACCCCGCCTGA